Within Dehalococcoidia bacterium, the genomic segment TGTGGTCCTGACCTGGGACGGATTCCGGACGGGCTTCAACCATATCGACCACCGGAACATCGGCATCGCTGTCCGCGACGCCCTTTATCCGGCGGTGAGGGACCATCTGTACTACGAGGAGCACCTGGCGGAGGGCCTGAAAGCGCGGCCCGTGAACGAACTGCTCCTTGCCGGCAGCGATAGCCCGGACTACTTCGTCGACATAACGCCCTTCATCGAGAAGAAAGTAGACGCTATCCTGTGTCACAGGAGCCAGGTCTCGACCCGCGATCGCGAGGAGATGCTGAAGCGCTATCGCTCGCAGGGCCGGCGAAGGGGACGAAGCGGCAGCTTCGAGAGCTTCAAACGCGTGCGTATCGGCCGGCAGAGGCCGGCGTCGCAGGAAGCGCCCGCCGCAGTGCACCAGGAGCCTGCTCCGGCAGGGGCGTGACAATCGAGCAGCTAGCCTACTACAGCTTCCTGGCCGGCTTCGCCTGCGCTGTGACCTCGGCGCTTGCCTATGTCGTCGTAGCTGTCGGCTCCTGGACTGCTTACCGCCAGGCGGCCACCGGCGCCATGACCGTGCCCGTGGCCGTGCGCGTCGCGGTGCCGGCCTCCATCGGCGGCTTCGCGACCGGTGCCGCTGCCGCCGCGCTCGCTCTGCTCACCGTCTCGGTCGGCGCGCGGGCCGTCGCCACCGACCGGCCGCCCTTGGGGAACCTCTGGGAGTACACGGTCGCGCTTGGCTGGGGCGTGACGCTGTTCACCGTCGCCTTCGAGGCCGCCTTCCGCGAGCGCGCCATCGGCGCAGTGATGATGACCGTCGCCGCCTCTCTGATGGGCGTTGCCCTCGCCTTCTTCCCTTCGGAGGTCACGCCGCTCGTGCCGGCGTTGCAGGCAAATCGGATACTCGGGCTTCATGTCAGCACCATGGCCCTCGCCTACAGCGCCCTCTCCATCTCGTTCGGGGCCGCCGTGCTGTACCTTCTCCAGGGCGGCTCCGCGGAACGGCGTTTCGCGCGCCTGCCGTCCTCCGAAACGCTGGAGGACATTGCCTACTGGTCCGTGCTCGTGGGCTTCCCTCTGCTGACCCTCGGCATCGCGCTCGGGGCCTACTGGGCCAACTCGGCCTGGGGGCGTTACTGGGGCTGGGACCCGAAGGAGACGTCGGCGCTACTGACCTGGTTCATCTACGCCGGCTACCTGCACGCCCGCGTGCTACGCGGCTGGGAGGGAAGGCGCTCGGCCCTCCTCCTCATCCTCGGCTTTGT encodes:
- a CDS encoding PIG-L deacetylase family protein, with translation MQLSLPSLLRRDGATAAGRGGRLPPLEGPKTLMAIMAHPDDIDFTSAGTIAKFCSEGWTVYYVLATSGDKGTHENLTRQELAAMREQEQREAAAVLGVKDVIFLGYPDGFVYPTAELRGQIVRLLKKYEVDVVLTWDGFRTGFNHIDHRNIGIAVRDALYPAVRDHLYYEEHLAEGLKARPVNELLLAGSDSPDYFVDITPFIEKKVDAILCHRSQVSTRDREEMLKRYRSQGRRRGRSGSFESFKRVRIGRQRPASQEAPAAVHQEPAPAGA
- the ccsB gene encoding c-type cytochrome biogenesis protein CcsB, coding for MTIEQLAYYSFLAGFACAVTSALAYVVVAVGSWTAYRQAATGAMTVPVAVRVAVPASIGGFATGAAAAALALLTVSVGARAVATDRPPLGNLWEYTVALGWGVTLFTVAFEAAFRERAIGAVMMTVAASLMGVALAFFPSEVTPLVPALQANRILGLHVSTMALAYSALSISFGAAVLYLLQGGSAERRFARLPSSETLEDIAYWSVLVGFPLLTLGIALGAYWANSAWGRYWGWDPKETSALLTWFIYAGYLHARVLRGWEGRRSALLLILGFVAVLFTYFAVNFLISGLHSYAGV